A portion of the Falco naumanni isolate bFalNau1 chromosome 9, bFalNau1.pat, whole genome shotgun sequence genome contains these proteins:
- the PAOX gene encoding peroxisomal N(1)-acetyl-spermine/spermidine oxidase isoform X2 — translation MEGGGRRVVAVGAGLAGLGAAQRLRGHGSLRLLEAAPRAGGRVCTRPFALGLVEMGAQWIHGPSPGNPIFRLATHYGLLGPEAAREENQQAEVGGHPPLPSITYCSLGRALSPQVVSEAHDLFDTLLASARAFWETKEPPVPSVGQYLREEIARRVPTWGGGEEDAQQLRLAVLATCLKLECCISGTHSMDLVALEPFGEYVSLPGLDCTFPGGYSSLPNCMLSALPEGTVLLNKAVRTIRWRGSFREEGDDARDFPVRVECEDGDSFLADHVIVTVPLGFLKEHHQDFFQPPLPEWKAEAIRHLGFGVNNKILLEFEQPFWEPQQQFIELVWEDESPLEKPSTDLEASWFKKLIGFVVLQPPEQHGHVLCGFIAGKESEYMETLSDAEVLSTMTRVLRTLTGNPHLPAPRSVLRSQWYSAPYTRGSYSYVAVGSSGDDIDVLAQPLPEDPEDPRPLQLLFAGEATHRTFYSTTHGALLSGWREAERLNQFFEAPSPTPRL, via the exons atggagggcggcgggcggcgggtgGTGGCGGTgggcgcggggctggcggggctgggggcggcgcAGCGGCTCCGCGGGCACGGCTCCCTCCGCCTGCTGGAGGCAGCGCCCCGCGCCGGGGGTCGCGTCTGCACCCGCCCCTTCG CACTGGGGCTGGTGGAGATGGGGGCGCAGTGGATCCACGGCCCCTCACCAGGGAACCCCATCTTCCGCCTGGCCACCCACTATGGCCTGCTGGGCCCAGAGGCTGCCCGGGAGGAGAAccagcaggcagaggtggggggCCACCCCCCACTTCCCTCCATCACCTACTGCAGCTTGGGGAGGGCGCTGAGCCCCCAGGTGGTAAGTGAAGCCCATGACCTATTCGACACCCTCCTGGCCTCCGCCCGCGCTTTCTGGGAGACCAAGGAGCCACCAGTGCCCAGCGTGGGACAGTACCTGCGGGAGGAGATTGCCCGGAGAGTCCCCACATGGGGGGGCGGTGAGGAGGATGCCCAGCAGCTCCGGCTGGCAGTTCTCGCCACCTGCCTCAAGCTGGAGTGTTGCATCAGTGGGACCCACAGCATGGACCTGGTGGCCCTGGAGCCCTTTGGGGAGTATGTCTCCCTGCCCGGCCTGGACTGCACCTTCCCAGG CGGCTACAGCAGTTTGCCCAATTGCATGCTCTCAGCACTGCCGGAGGGCACTGTCCTACTCAACAAGGCTGTGAGGACCATCCGGTGGCGAGGGTCCTTCCGTGAGGAAGGGGATGATGCCAGGGATTTCCCTGTTCGGGTGGAGTGTGAGGATGGAGACAGTTTCCTTGCTGACCACGTTATTGTCACTGTCCCGCTGG GTTTTCTCAAGGAACACCACCAGGACTTCTTCCAGCCTCCCCTGCCTGAGTGGAAAGCAGAAGCCATTCGCCACCTGGGTTTTGGCGTCAACAACAAGATCTTACTGGAGTTTGAGCAGCCTTTCTGGGAACCCCAGCAGCAGTTTATTGAATTGGTGTGGGAGGATGAGTCACCCCTCGAGAAGCCCAGCACTGACCTGGAGGCCAGCTGGTTCAAGAAGCTCATTGGATTCGTGGTCCTCCAGCCACCGGAGCA GCATGGGCACGTCCTTTGCGGTTTCATTGCGGGGAAGGAGTCTGAGTACATGGAGACACTGAGTGATGCAGAGGTTCTCAGCACCATGACACGCGTCCTCCGCACACTAACAG GGAATCCgcacctgcctgctcccaggagTGTGCTCAGGTCCCAGTGGTACAGCGCTCCCTACACCCGGGGCTCCTACAGCTACGTGGCTGTTGGCAGCTCAGGGGATGACATCGATGTGCTGGCTCAGCCTCTGCCCGAGGACCCCGAGGACCCCAGG CCTCTGCAACTCCTCTTCGCTGGCGAAGCCACCCACCGCACCTTCTACTCCACCACCCACGGGGCCCTGCTGTCGGGCTGGCGAGAGGCCGAGCGGCTCAACCAATTCTTCGAGGCACCCAGCCCCACTCCTCGGCTCTga
- the LOC121093759 gene encoding lipase member M-like: MWLFIAILFLTQAPVNSEDATKQKKAINPETFMNVSQIICHRGYLSEEYEVLTRDGYYVTLNRIPHGRENPRNRGDKPVVFLQHGLLGEGSHWVENLANNSLGFILADSGYDVWLGNSRGTRWSRRHQHLSADQVEFWDFSFHEMAMYDLPAMIQFVLQKTGQKQIYYVGHSQGCTIAFIAFSSMPELAQKIKMFFALAPVVTLKHAKSPIMKISFLLDRRFKMLQLLLGRTDASLRIRKLWRFLPQLCRHPLLHKPCANLFFLLGGYNEKNLNMTRLDVYTSHYPDGTSVKTLMHWGQVMKSGQFKAFDYGSKNPAVYHQETPPLYRLEEMPVATAVWSGGEDWTADWRDVLLLLPRITRIVTYSHIPDWNHWDFIWGLDAPGRLYSSILELMEGSQ; the protein is encoded by the exons ATGTGGCTGTTTATTGCAATCCTGTTTTTGACACAAGCACCTGTGAACTCAGAAGATGCCACTAAGCAGAAAAAGGCTATAAATCCTGAGACTTTCATGAATGTT aGCCAAATAATCTGCCACAGAGGGTACCTGAGTGAAGAGTATGAAGTCCTGACGCGTGACGGCTACTATGTCACCCTGAACAGAATTCCTCATGGAAGAGAAAATCCTAGGAACAGAG GGGACAAGCCAGTCGTATTTCTCCAGCACGGGTTACTTGGAGAAGGCAGCCACTGGGTGGAGAATCTGGCTAACAACAGCCTTGGCTTCATACTAGCAGACTCTGGCTATGATGTCTGGCTAGGAAACAGCCGGGGGACAAGATGGTCCCGGAGACACCAGCACCTTTCAGCTGACCAGGTTGAATTCTGGGATTTCAG CTTTCATGAAATGGCAATGTACGACCTCCCAGCCATGATTCAATTTGTTCTGCAGAAGACTGGGCAGAAGCAGATCTATTACGTTGGCCACTCCCAGGGCTGCACAATTG catTCATTGCATTTTCATCCATGCCAGAACTGGctcagaaaatcaaaatgttttttgccCTGGCTCCAGTAGTGACACTCAAGCATGCTAAAAGTCCCATCATGAAAATATCCTTCCTCCTGGACAGGCGGTTCAAGATGCTTCAG cttctgctaGGCAGAACGGACGCTTCGCTGCGGATAAGGAAGCTGTGGAGGTTTCTCCCCCAGCTGTGCAGGCACCCGCTACTGCACAAGCCCTGTGCCAACCTCTTCTTTCTGCTGGGCGGCTACAATGAGAAGAACCTCAACATG ACGCGGCTGGATGTGTACACATCCCACTATCCAGACGGGACATCTGTCAAAACCTTGATGCATTGGGGCCAG GTGATGAAATCGGGACAATTCAAAGCCTTTGACTATGGCAGCAAAAACCCAGCTGTATACCACCAG GAGACACCTCCCCTCTACCGGCTGGAGGAGATGCCTGTGGCCACCGCCGTGTGGTCAGGGGGAGAAGACTGGACAGCTGACTGGAGGGATgtcctcctgctgcttccccgCATCACCCGCATCGTCACCTACAGCCACATCCCTGACTGGAACCACTGGGACTTCATCTGGGGCTTGGACGCCCCTGGGCGCCTCTATAGCAGCATCCTGGAGCTGATGGAGGGGTCCCAgtag
- the PAOX gene encoding peroxisomal N(1)-acetyl-spermine/spermidine oxidase isoform X1, with the protein MEGGGRRVVAVGAGLAGLGAAQRLRGHGSLRLLEAAPRAGGRVCTRPFALGLVEMGAQWIHGPSPGNPIFRLATHYGLLGPEAAREENQQAEVGGHPPLPSITYCSLGRALSPQVVSEAHDLFDTLLASARAFWETKEPPVPSVGQYLREEIARRVPTWGGGEEDAQQLRLAVLATCLKLECCISGTHSMDLVALEPFGEYVSLPGLDCTFPGGYSSLPNCMLSALPEGTVLLNKAVRTIRWRGSFREEGDDARDFPVRVECEDGDSFLADHVIVTVPLGFLKEHHQDFFQPPLPEWKAEAIRHLGFGVNNKILLEFEQPFWEPQQQFIELVWEDESPLEKPSTDLEASWFKKLIGFVVLQPPEQHGHVLCGFIAGKESEYMETLSDAEVLSTMTRVLRTLTGTIASSALITPTPWGNMHPDFWIPHQKHAPAGNPHLPAPRSVLRSQWYSAPYTRGSYSYVAVGSSGDDIDVLAQPLPEDPEDPRPLQLLFAGEATHRTFYSTTHGALLSGWREAERLNQFFEAPSPTPRL; encoded by the exons atggagggcggcgggcggcgggtgGTGGCGGTgggcgcggggctggcggggctgggggcggcgcAGCGGCTCCGCGGGCACGGCTCCCTCCGCCTGCTGGAGGCAGCGCCCCGCGCCGGGGGTCGCGTCTGCACCCGCCCCTTCG CACTGGGGCTGGTGGAGATGGGGGCGCAGTGGATCCACGGCCCCTCACCAGGGAACCCCATCTTCCGCCTGGCCACCCACTATGGCCTGCTGGGCCCAGAGGCTGCCCGGGAGGAGAAccagcaggcagaggtggggggCCACCCCCCACTTCCCTCCATCACCTACTGCAGCTTGGGGAGGGCGCTGAGCCCCCAGGTGGTAAGTGAAGCCCATGACCTATTCGACACCCTCCTGGCCTCCGCCCGCGCTTTCTGGGAGACCAAGGAGCCACCAGTGCCCAGCGTGGGACAGTACCTGCGGGAGGAGATTGCCCGGAGAGTCCCCACATGGGGGGGCGGTGAGGAGGATGCCCAGCAGCTCCGGCTGGCAGTTCTCGCCACCTGCCTCAAGCTGGAGTGTTGCATCAGTGGGACCCACAGCATGGACCTGGTGGCCCTGGAGCCCTTTGGGGAGTATGTCTCCCTGCCCGGCCTGGACTGCACCTTCCCAGG CGGCTACAGCAGTTTGCCCAATTGCATGCTCTCAGCACTGCCGGAGGGCACTGTCCTACTCAACAAGGCTGTGAGGACCATCCGGTGGCGAGGGTCCTTCCGTGAGGAAGGGGATGATGCCAGGGATTTCCCTGTTCGGGTGGAGTGTGAGGATGGAGACAGTTTCCTTGCTGACCACGTTATTGTCACTGTCCCGCTGG GTTTTCTCAAGGAACACCACCAGGACTTCTTCCAGCCTCCCCTGCCTGAGTGGAAAGCAGAAGCCATTCGCCACCTGGGTTTTGGCGTCAACAACAAGATCTTACTGGAGTTTGAGCAGCCTTTCTGGGAACCCCAGCAGCAGTTTATTGAATTGGTGTGGGAGGATGAGTCACCCCTCGAGAAGCCCAGCACTGACCTGGAGGCCAGCTGGTTCAAGAAGCTCATTGGATTCGTGGTCCTCCAGCCACCGGAGCA GCATGGGCACGTCCTTTGCGGTTTCATTGCGGGGAAGGAGTCTGAGTACATGGAGACACTGAGTGATGCAGAGGTTCTCAGCACCATGACACGCGTCCTCCGCACACTAACAGGTACTATCGCCTCCTCTGCCCTCATCACCCCAACCCCCTGGGGAAACATGCACCCAGATTTCTGGATCCCCCACCAAAAACATGCACCTGCAGGGAATCCgcacctgcctgctcccaggagTGTGCTCAGGTCCCAGTGGTACAGCGCTCCCTACACCCGGGGCTCCTACAGCTACGTGGCTGTTGGCAGCTCAGGGGATGACATCGATGTGCTGGCTCAGCCTCTGCCCGAGGACCCCGAGGACCCCAGG CCTCTGCAACTCCTCTTCGCTGGCGAAGCCACCCACCGCACCTTCTACTCCACCACCCACGGGGCCCTGCTGTCGGGCTGGCGAGAGGCCGAGCGGCTCAACCAATTCTTCGAGGCACCCAGCCCCACTCCTCGGCTCTga